The proteins below are encoded in one region of Winogradskyella helgolandensis:
- a CDS encoding 3D domain-containing protein, whose amino-acid sequence MKLSHYVIALGCISLSNCSNHTKDNCIKNTFQVTATAYNSLAYQTNSNPNITAFGDSLKPGLRYIAVSRDLLDSGLIHNTKVKIQGFDSLFTVKDKMNRRYRKRIDIYMDNDVIKAIKWGKKKVVIEYCIQPKDSITN is encoded by the coding sequence ATGAAATTAAGTCACTATGTTATAGCACTGGGCTGTATTAGCTTAAGTAATTGCAGTAATCATACAAAAGACAATTGTATAAAAAATACATTTCAAGTTACAGCCACAGCCTACAACTCATTAGCATACCAAACCAATTCTAATCCAAATATCACTGCGTTTGGTGATAGTTTAAAACCTGGCTTACGATACATTGCTGTATCTCGCGATTTACTAGATTCTGGTTTAATACATAACACCAAGGTGAAAATTCAAGGCTTTGATAGTTTATTCACCGTTAAAGATAAAATGAATCGTCGCTATCGAAAACGCATTGATATTTATATGGACAATGATGTGATAAAAGCAATAAAATGGGGCAAAAAGAAAGTTGTTATTGAATATTGTATTCAACCAAAAGATTCAATAACTAATTAG
- a CDS encoding ExbD/TolR family protein has protein sequence MKSFKRHSVSVNAGSMADIAFLLLIFFLVTTTISADKGILRKLPPICDTPDCTADIPDRNLLQISMNDNQQIMIDTDIVKLEEVKDIVEAFIDNNGSDSCDFCEGAQSKDSSDHPKVAVISLSHDALTKYDLFISVQDEITRAYYDLRTRYTKEIFKKTPDQLTKGELVAVQKAYPFIVSEIMVKRSN, from the coding sequence ATGAAATCATTTAAAAGACATTCTGTATCGGTTAATGCAGGATCTATGGCAGACATTGCTTTTTTGTTACTCATTTTCTTTTTAGTAACAACCACAATTTCTGCAGACAAAGGTATTTTGCGAAAGTTACCTCCTATTTGTGATACTCCAGACTGCACAGCAGATATTCCTGATCGGAATTTATTGCAAATTTCCATGAACGACAATCAACAAATTATGATTGACACGGACATTGTAAAATTAGAAGAGGTAAAAGACATTGTTGAAGCCTTTATTGATAATAATGGCAGCGATTCTTGTGATTTTTGTGAGGGTGCACAATCTAAAGACTCATCTGATCATCCTAAAGTGGCTGTAATTTCCTTAAGTCATGATGCTTTAACTAAATATGATTTATTCATTTCTGTGCAAGATGAAATCACAAGAGCTTATTATGATTTAAGAACACGCTATACTAAAGAAATTTTTAAAAAAACTCCTGATCAACTAACAAAAGGTGAATTAGTTGCGGTTCAGAAAGCCTATCCTTTTATAGTTTCGGAAATTATGGTAAAACGTTCTAATTAG
- a CDS encoding DEAD/DEAH box helicase yields MSSETEIIPQNATEKSLYDYQIKDLNRIFDVMRDESDDFNLLYQLPTGGGKTVIFSEIVRRYAEQHQKKVVILTHRIELCKQTSNVLSGFNVKNKVINSKVKTLPDQDEYQCFVAMVETLNNRLSDNDFELKNIGLVIIDEAHYNSFRKLFKFFENCFILGVTATPLSSNIKLPMKDNYNKLIVGDDISTLIKNGFLAKAEVSNYDVGLTSLKIGINGDYTVKSSEALYTNSLMQSKLLMAYEEMAKGKKTLIFNNGIYTSKEVYHTFKKAGYNVRHLDNTANKQDRKDILKWFKKTPDAVLSSVSILTTGFDEPSVESIILNRATRSLTLYFQMIGRGSRIYKDRNTFQVIDLGNNEARFGPWDQPVDWQHIFKHPDYYLENIVEDDLLERDFVYTMPDSLKVKFKKSYTLNFDVKAEYKNVINEGKKSFTVIERSIAQHSQICIDNSEDVYDARDLTKELQDEIAFRIKQYCYCIMNSTQNYKEWLFEEYNRKLRISFNGKF; encoded by the coding sequence ATGTCGTCAGAAACCGAAATCATTCCACAAAATGCAACTGAGAAAAGCCTCTATGATTATCAGATCAAGGACCTTAATCGCATTTTTGATGTAATGCGAGATGAGTCTGATGATTTTAATCTCTTATATCAATTACCAACAGGAGGTGGTAAAACCGTTATTTTTTCTGAAATCGTTAGACGTTATGCTGAGCAACATCAGAAAAAAGTAGTTATTTTAACACATAGAATTGAGCTTTGTAAGCAGACTTCTAATGTATTGTCTGGTTTTAATGTTAAGAATAAAGTTATTAATAGTAAGGTAAAAACACTTCCTGATCAAGATGAGTATCAGTGCTTTGTAGCTATGGTTGAAACCTTAAATAATCGCTTGTCTGACAATGATTTTGAGTTAAAAAATATTGGTTTAGTAATTATTGATGAAGCTCATTATAATTCATTCAGAAAACTATTTAAGTTTTTCGAAAATTGTTTTATACTAGGTGTTACAGCCACGCCATTGAGTAGTAATATCAAATTACCAATGAAAGATAATTACAACAAGTTAATTGTTGGTGATGATATTTCGACTTTAATTAAAAATGGATTTTTGGCTAAAGCAGAAGTTTCTAATTATGATGTTGGATTAACCTCTTTAAAAATTGGCATTAACGGTGATTATACCGTTAAATCTTCAGAAGCTTTATATACTAATAGCTTAATGCAATCCAAGCTATTAATGGCTTATGAGGAAATGGCAAAAGGCAAAAAAACACTTATTTTTAATAATGGTATTTATACATCTAAAGAAGTTTATCATACATTTAAAAAGGCTGGTTATAACGTTAGGCATTTAGATAATACAGCGAATAAGCAAGATCGTAAAGACATTTTAAAATGGTTTAAAAAGACACCAGATGCTGTTTTGTCTTCTGTAAGTATATTAACTACTGGTTTTGATGAGCCCTCTGTGGAATCTATAATTTTAAATAGAGCCACACGGTCGTTAACGTTATACTTTCAAATGATTGGTCGTGGTAGCCGAATTTACAAAGATAGAAATACGTTTCAGGTCATAGATTTAGGAAATAATGAAGCTCGTTTTGGGCCTTGGGATCAGCCTGTAGATTGGCAACATATTTTTAAACATCCAGATTATTATTTAGAAAATATTGTAGAAGACGATTTACTAGAGCGTGATTTTGTTTATACGATGCCAGATTCATTAAAGGTGAAATTTAAAAAATCATATACCTTAAATTTTGATGTGAAGGCAGAGTATAAAAACGTTATTAACGAAGGCAAAAAGTCGTTTACAGTAATTGAGCGTTCCATTGCGCAACATTCACAAATATGTATTGATAATAGCGAAGATGTTTATGATGCTAGAGATTTAACTAAAGAGCTTCAAGATGAAATTGCCTTTAGAATAAAACAATACTGCTATTGCATAATGAACAGTACTCAAAACTACAAAGAATGGCTATTTGAAGAATATAATAGAAAGTTAAGAATTAGCTTTAATGGGAAGTTTTAA
- a CDS encoding pseudouridine synthase, with the protein MKEHSYFKLYKPYGYLSQFVNHQTKRKSKKLLGELNDFPNETMAVGRLDEKSEGLLLLTTDGKFSNYITSSAIEKEYHVMVDGLIIPEIISELENGVEISVEGKAYKTKPCEAKILTDTSHVFERFVRDQRHGITSWLSITITEGKFRQVRKMTAKVGLPTLRLVRVRIGDYKLGVMKPAEVLPISY; encoded by the coding sequence ATGAAAGAACACAGCTACTTTAAATTATACAAACCTTATGGCTATTTAAGTCAATTTGTAAATCACCAAACGAAGCGTAAATCTAAAAAACTTTTAGGCGAACTCAATGATTTTCCAAATGAAACTATGGCTGTTGGCCGATTAGATGAAAAATCTGAAGGTTTATTGTTGTTAACTACAGATGGCAAATTCAGTAATTACATTACAAGTTCTGCAATAGAAAAAGAATACCATGTGATGGTCGATGGACTAATAATACCCGAAATTATTTCAGAATTAGAAAATGGTGTTGAAATTTCTGTTGAAGGAAAAGCGTATAAAACGAAACCTTGTGAGGCCAAAATTTTAACCGATACATCACATGTTTTTGAACGTTTTGTCCGAGATCAACGTCATGGCATTACATCATGGCTCTCCATTACTATAACGGAAGGAAAGTTTAGACAGGTCCGAAAAATGACAGCCAAAGTTGGTTTGCCAACATTACGGTTAGTAAGAGTTCGGATTGGTGACTATAAATTAGGAGTAATGAAACCTGCTGAGGTTTTACCAATCAGTTACTAG
- a CDS encoding DUF1853 family protein has translation MDQSTLLRYNGYVKTPSLFKISSLPHIGLTELSSKIELEVDDFAFKNQRLGKLVEEFVFYQLQQNKSVKWISENLQIQKDRKTIGELDGLYILNDTPIHLEVVYKFYLYDTLESYSEPLSYWIGPNRNDSLCYKLDKLKNKQFPLLYNNETSKQLAQYNIDIANVSQQLCFKAQLFLPYYDSKVKFEALNENCVSGFYLSFESISIFKELKFYIPQKLDWLIAPHNDVIWQDYDTIKMKIQRDIEAKRSPLVWLKYNETKLVKCFITFW, from the coding sequence ATGGATCAAAGCACTTTATTACGTTATAATGGGTACGTAAAAACTCCTTCATTATTTAAAATTAGTAGTTTACCTCATATAGGATTGACCGAACTCAGTTCTAAAATTGAACTTGAAGTTGATGATTTCGCCTTTAAAAATCAGCGTTTAGGTAAACTAGTAGAGGAATTTGTGTTTTACCAATTACAACAAAATAAGTCCGTAAAATGGATTTCAGAAAATTTACAAATCCAAAAAGATCGTAAGACCATTGGGGAGTTAGATGGGCTATATATTTTAAATGACACGCCTATTCATCTTGAAGTGGTTTATAAATTCTATCTATATGATACGTTAGAATCTTACAGCGAGCCTCTCTCCTATTGGATTGGACCTAATAGAAACGATTCGCTTTGTTATAAACTAGATAAACTTAAAAATAAACAGTTTCCGCTTCTCTATAATAATGAGACTAGCAAACAACTTGCTCAATATAATATTGATATCGCAAATGTTTCACAGCAGCTTTGTTTTAAAGCGCAATTGTTCCTACCCTATTATGATTCAAAAGTTAAATTTGAGGCGCTAAACGAAAATTGTGTTTCTGGTTTTTATCTGTCTTTTGAATCTATTTCTATTTTTAAGGAATTGAAATTTTATATCCCTCAAAAATTAGATTGGCTTATTGCACCTCATAATGACGTGATTTGGCAGGATTACGATACTATTAAAATGAAGATTCAAAGAGATATTGAAGCTAAACGTTCACCATTAGTCTGGTTAAAATATAATGAGACAAAACTCGTAAAATGTTTTATAACCTTTTGGTAA
- the hpf gene encoding ribosome hibernation-promoting factor, HPF/YfiA family yields the protein MDIIFEYHDIETSDRLEAHATEKLETVFTRYNFVIRADVFFKTENTSDDETGKICSIRLSAPGPRLFAESSHDNFYDAISETVNDLLRQLEKRKDKMKTY from the coding sequence ATGGATATTATATTTGAATACCACGATATAGAGACAAGTGATCGCTTAGAAGCACATGCTACGGAAAAATTAGAAACAGTATTTACACGTTACAACTTTGTGATTAGAGCCGATGTATTTTTTAAAACGGAAAATACTAGTGATGATGAAACTGGTAAAATATGTAGTATAAGATTGAGTGCTCCCGGTCCGCGATTATTTGCAGAATCATCGCATGATAATTTTTATGATGCTATTTCAGAAACGGTTAATGACTTGCTGCGTCAATTAGAGAAACGTAAAGATAAAATGAAAACGTATTAA
- a CDS encoding elongation factor G, protein MKVFDDKHIKNVAFVGTHRAGKTTLSETMLFEAGLINRRGTVEQQNTISDYHEFEHQRGASVFATPLHTEWRNYKINIIDTPGLDDFIGEIMSSIRVADTIVTVINAKHGVDIGTEIIWNYVDKYHKPTLFVINKIDSEKANFELSLNSLKELVGNNAVLMQYPIKIDRAQCIIDVLKMKCYKFGPEGGKPEKLAIPEDQKVYADQLHNELVEKAAENDEDLMERYFDKGTLNENELREGIKLGMLNHDIFPIFCVSALKDMGTGRLMGFIDNVAPAAADLNPEQTIEGKLIKPELNADTSLFVFKNIHQPNLGQITFFKVMSGEVKINDKLFNTRTGELEAINQLYIMDGKQKHSVQKLTVGDIGATTKLKFTETNDTLATKVEAGTIKPINFPQPRLVKAVFAESTTEEEKLSDALRRMHSQDLTIDLSYNDETHQTLIGTQGELHLATIVWILENIYDVKARFEAPKISYRETIQRSATANYRHKKQSGGSGQFGQVHLKIEPYYEGMPEPEGFSLRGKEVVDLPWGGKLVFYNCIVGGVIDQRYLPSVMKGILDVMESGPLTDSYIRDIRVMVYDGKMHAVDSNDISFKIAGAYAFKAAFLNANPKLLEPIEKMKLTVPGEMVGNVMTELQSRRAIIQGIENEANYQILKCTMPASELTDFSSQLRSLTQGRATYSSSFDGYNTVPSHIQKQLVKEQELVTT, encoded by the coding sequence ATGAAAGTATTTGATGATAAACATATTAAAAATGTGGCGTTTGTTGGTACGCATCGTGCTGGTAAAACCACATTGTCTGAGACCATGTTATTTGAAGCAGGTCTAATTAACAGACGTGGCACAGTAGAACAGCAAAATACCATATCGGATTACCATGAATTTGAGCACCAACGCGGTGCTTCTGTTTTTGCAACACCTTTGCATACAGAATGGAGGAACTATAAAATTAATATTATCGATACACCAGGTTTAGATGATTTTATAGGAGAAATAATGTCTTCTATTCGTGTTGCTGATACCATTGTAACGGTTATCAATGCAAAGCATGGTGTTGATATAGGCACAGAAATTATTTGGAATTACGTCGATAAATATCACAAACCAACACTTTTTGTAATCAATAAAATTGATAGTGAAAAGGCTAATTTTGAATTGAGTCTCAATAGCTTAAAAGAATTAGTAGGTAACAATGCTGTTTTAATGCAATACCCAATTAAAATTGATAGAGCACAATGTATTATTGATGTGCTTAAAATGAAATGCTACAAATTTGGACCCGAAGGAGGGAAGCCTGAAAAGTTAGCAATTCCTGAAGATCAAAAAGTATATGCAGACCAACTTCATAATGAACTCGTAGAAAAAGCGGCTGAAAATGATGAAGATCTTATGGAACGTTATTTTGATAAAGGAACACTTAACGAAAACGAATTAAGAGAAGGTATAAAACTAGGCATGTTAAATCATGATATCTTTCCTATATTTTGTGTATCTGCATTAAAAGATATGGGGACAGGCCGTTTAATGGGCTTTATTGATAATGTTGCTCCAGCAGCAGCTGATTTAAATCCAGAACAAACTATTGAAGGTAAACTTATAAAACCCGAATTAAATGCAGATACATCCCTTTTTGTATTTAAAAATATTCATCAACCCAATTTAGGACAGATTACGTTTTTTAAAGTTATGTCTGGTGAAGTTAAGATTAACGATAAGCTTTTTAATACAAGAACTGGTGAGTTAGAGGCTATAAATCAACTTTATATTATGGATGGAAAGCAGAAGCACTCTGTTCAGAAACTAACCGTTGGTGATATTGGAGCCACAACAAAATTAAAGTTTACTGAAACTAACGACACTTTAGCGACCAAAGTAGAAGCAGGAACTATAAAACCAATTAATTTCCCTCAACCAAGATTGGTAAAGGCCGTTTTTGCAGAAAGCACTACTGAAGAAGAGAAACTTAGCGATGCATTAAGACGAATGCATAGTCAAGATTTAACGATTGATTTAAGTTATAACGATGAGACACATCAAACGTTAATTGGAACACAAGGTGAACTGCATTTAGCAACTATAGTCTGGATATTGGAGAATATTTATGATGTAAAAGCACGTTTTGAAGCTCCTAAAATTTCATATCGTGAAACCATTCAACGGAGTGCAACAGCAAATTACAGGCACAAAAAGCAGAGTGGAGGATCCGGACAATTTGGTCAGGTGCATTTAAAAATTGAACCTTATTATGAAGGTATGCCAGAACCAGAAGGTTTTTCTCTAAGAGGAAAAGAGGTAGTGGACTTACCTTGGGGTGGAAAATTAGTATTCTATAATTGTATTGTTGGTGGTGTAATAGACCAACGCTATTTACCTTCTGTAATGAAGGGGATTTTAGATGTTATGGAATCTGGACCGTTAACTGACTCTTATATTAGAGATATTAGAGTTATGGTTTACGATGGAAAAATGCATGCTGTTGATTCTAATGATATCTCGTTTAAAATTGCTGGTGCATATGCTTTTAAAGCTGCCTTTTTAAATGCAAACCCTAAATTATTAGAGCCTATTGAAAAAATGAAACTGACTGTGCCAGGAGAAATGGTTGGTAACGTAATGACAGAATTGCAAAGCAGACGTGCTATCATTCAAGGTATAGAGAATGAAGCAAATTATCAGATACTAAAATGTACCATGCCGGCTTCTGAATTAACAGATTTTTCTAGTCAGTTACGCTCATTAACACAGGGTAGAGCTACCTATAGTTCAAGTTTTGATGGTTATAATACTGTACCAAGTCATATTCAGAAACAATTAGTAAAAGAACAAGAATTAGTAACCACTTAA
- a CDS encoding PorP/SprF family type IX secretion system membrane protein, translated as MKKFPLYILFLVFAQSYGQELNLPVWTQYLADNDFVISPTYAGIGDNLKIRANGLTQWVGIKNAPDNQSVYADFRIADRSGIGISAYNDKNGNTRQKGVKFSFAHHLTLDYKTKQFLSFGLSYNINSFRVEIENFNTTYDIPILDPAITDDRGISNNNFDAGILYRWKAFYLSFNANNFLNKDIDQYLGVEPSKLLNYQFYTGVVIKSRNNKDVEFEPSVFVQMFDSDKRSSTDINFKYRKFNRKGDYYFVGGSYRFLNDQFMKPLNIGPMAGITFNQFFFAYSYQLTMNDLSGFNSGTHMITIGLDFLQGASNCACTKGTSQSYYR; from the coding sequence ATGAAAAAATTTCCCCTTTATATTCTTTTTTTGGTCTTTGCTCAGAGTTATGGTCAAGAATTAAACTTACCTGTATGGACACAATATTTGGCCGATAACGATTTTGTTATTTCACCTACTTATGCAGGAATTGGCGATAATTTAAAAATTAGAGCCAACGGATTAACGCAGTGGGTTGGTATAAAAAATGCACCAGATAATCAATCTGTATATGCTGATTTTAGAATCGCTGATCGTTCAGGAATTGGAATATCTGCATATAATGATAAGAATGGTAACACACGTCAAAAAGGAGTTAAGTTTTCTTTTGCTCATCATTTGACTTTAGATTATAAAACGAAGCAGTTCTTATCCTTTGGTTTATCTTATAATATTAATAGTTTTAGAGTTGAAATAGAGAATTTTAATACCACCTATGACATTCCTATTTTAGATCCAGCTATTACGGATGATAGAGGAATATCTAACAACAACTTTGACGCCGGAATTTTATACCGTTGGAAAGCCTTTTATTTAAGCTTTAATGCTAATAACTTTTTAAACAAAGATATTGACCAATATTTAGGTGTTGAACCAAGTAAGTTATTGAATTATCAATTTTATACAGGTGTAGTAATTAAAAGTCGAAATAATAAAGATGTAGAATTTGAGCCATCTGTATTTGTACAAATGTTTGATAGCGATAAACGATCTAGTACCGATATCAACTTTAAATACAGAAAATTTAATAGAAAAGGAGATTATTATTTTGTAGGAGGATCTTACCGTTTTTTAAATGATCAATTCATGAAGCCTTTAAACATTGGTCCAATGGCAGGTATAACTTTCAATCAATTCTTTTTTGCATATTCATATCAACTAACAATGAACGATTTATCTGGTTTTAATTCTGGAACACATATGATAACAATTGGATTAGACTTTTTACAAGGAGCAAGTAATTGTGCCTGTACTAAAGGAACTAGTCAGAGTTACTATAGATAG